The Actinocorallia herbida DNA window CGATCTCCGCCCGGTGCACGGGGTCGTCGGCCGCGCCCAGCCGCTCGACCAAGGCGGCGAGCCGGCCCAGCGCGTACGGGCTGACCGGCCCGTCGTCGCCGACCATGGTCTTGCGCTCGCTGCCGAGGCTGGTGCCCGCGACCTTCCAGCCCTCGCCGACCGCGCCGATCCGGTGCGCGTCGGGGACCCGGACGCCGTCGAGGAACACCTCGTTGAACGCCGCCCCGCCCGTCATCTGGCGGATCGGCCGGACGGTGACGCCGGGGGCGCGCATGTCCACGAGGAACATGGTCATTCCCGCGTGTTTGGGGGCGTCCGGATCGGTGCGGACCAGGGCCTCGCCGACGTCGGCGAGGTGCCCCATCGACGTCCAGACCTTCTGGCCGGTGAGCACCCAGCCGTCGCCGTCGCGGACGGCCCGGGTGGCGACGCCCGCGAGGTCGGAACCCGCGCCGGGCTCGGAGAACAGCTGGCAGCCGATCGCGTCGCCGCGGTACAGCGCGGGCAGCATCCGCGCCCGCAATTCGGGGGCGGCGTGCCGGTCGAGGGCGGGCGCGACGATGTGCAGCCCGACGAACAGCACCTCGCGGGACGGGAAGCCCAGCTCGGCGAGCAGATCGTCGACGACCTGGTCGTGGTCGCGGCCGAGGCCGCGCCCACCGCAGTCGACGGGCCCGCTCGGCCAGGCCAGGCCCGCGTCGAACAGCCGGGCCTGAAGGTTCCTGACCCGCTCGACCTGGAGTTCGTGCCCCTCGCCGAGCTCCTCGACGGAGGCGATCCGGTCGGACTCGCGCCGGGCCCGCGCCGCTTCGTCCGCGGCGAACCCGCCCGCGATCGACCGCAGGAACTCTTCGGCCTCCGCCCGGAACGCGGCGAGGCCCGCGGTGGACGTCTCGGTCATGCTCAGACCTCCGCGAGCCCGGCGAGCTTCAGCGCAAGCCGCTTGGCCTCGTCCATCGGGTAGTGCTTGCGCGCGACGAGCCGCTGCGCGTACAGGCCGCCGCCGGACTGGAGCATCGTGACGAGCTGCCAGCCGCCGTAGGCGTCGGCGGTGAAGTCGCGGATGGCGTGGAACAGGCGGGTGCGGTACTCGCCGCTGATGCCCTCCTTCGTCGCCATGTACTTCCTGATGAACGGCCCGACCTCGGCGTGCTCCAGGTCCGCGATCGACGGCGCGGTGACGATGGAGCCGCCGCCGATGTCGTGCAGGTTCCGGACCATCGTGCTGAACTCGGCGGCCCCGTGGTGCTTGGCCGCGTTGGTGAACAGCTCGCTGGGGAAGTACCAGCCTTCGGGGCTCGCTTCCGCGTTGGCGATCGCGGCCTCGAGACCCGCCCGCACGAGCGTCGCGTAGATCACCATTTCGGCGATCTTCTCCCGGATGTGGGAGACCCGCTCGGTGCCGTTGGCCTCGGCGATGAGCTGGGCGAGGCCGACGAGGGTGTCGCCGTACTCGGCGAGATGGGCGGTCGCGCCGAGGCGCTCCCACAGGCCGAGCGAGTGCGCGAAGGTCGCGGAGTGCTCGACCTCGCCGGCGAGGAACACCCGCTCGTTCGGCACGAACACGTCGTCCAGGATGACGAAGCCCTCGGGCATGTTGTGCCGGGAGCTCACGGGGAAGTCCTGGTGCCGCTCGCGGGGCGCGAAACTGGTGTTGACGATCTTGACGCCGGGGGCGTTGACCGGGATCGCGCAGGCGACCGCGTAGTCCTCCTCGCCCGGCTTCATCTTCTTCGTCGGCATCACCACGAGTTCGTGGCTGACCGACGCCGACGAGATGTGCAGCTTCGCGCCGCGGACCACGATCCCGTCCGGGCGGCGCTCGACGATCCGGACATAGGCGTCGGGGTCGTCCTGGCCGCTCGGGGAGAGCCTGCGGTCGCCCTTGGCGTCGGTGATCGCCTGGACGCAGCGCAGGTCCTGCGCCTTGCAGAGCTCGAAGTACCCCTCGATCCGGTCGGCGTAGACCGCGCTGGCCGGCCGGATCCTGGCCGCCGCGGTGAGCAGCGCGAGCAGGCCCTGGGACGTCGTCACGGTCACCATGTCCCAGTCGAGGAGCTCTTGGAGGATCTCCTTGAGCTGGTCCTTGCCGTGCGGAACGGCGAAGTAGGGCCCGCAGGCGTCCTCGCCCGGCTTGTAGTGCTTCGCATAGCCCTCGGCCACCAGCTCGATCGCCTGGACGAACTGGGGGTGCGACCTGAGGTCCTTGACCTCCTCACCCTCGGCGAACACCCGCCTGCCGTCTTCGAGCGAGGCCAGGTAGGCCTCCCTGCTCATCATCGCCATCGTGTCTCCCCTTCGATCCGGCGCAGTCCGTCCACCGTGACTGGCCCGGGAAAAATTCTGATGCTAAATTCAGTTTCAGTCAAGGGCGTGAAGGAAGCCGGGTCCCGGGCCTACACTCTGATCCCGTCGCGACCGCACGGAACGGGCGCGCCCGCCACGCGAGACGGAGGAGCCCGGCGATGCCACCCACCCCGAAGGGCAGACGGACCGAGGCCGCGTTCCTCGACGCCGCGCGCCGGGTCTTCGCGGAGAAGGGCTACTTCAACGCCAAGATCTCCGACATCGCACAGGCCGCGGGCAAGTCGTCAGGGTCCTTCTACAACTACTACGAGAACAAGGAGGAGCTGCTCCAGGCGCTCCTCGACCAGTTCTCGAGCGAGGTCCTCGTCAAGTCGTTCCAGAACCAGGGCGACGACCCCGAGGAGGGCATCCGAGCCGCCGCCCGGGTCTACTGGCACACCTACCGCGAGTACCTGGCCGAGATGATCGGCATGTTCCAGATGTCGATGACCGACGAGTCGTTCAACGCGCGCTGGCGCGAGGTCCGCAGCGCGGGCGTCCGGGCCGTGCTGGCGGGCATCCACGCCGCCGAACAGGCCGGCTACCGCCACGGGCCGCGCCCCGACCTCCTCGCCTCCGCCATCGCCGCCATGATCGACTCCTTCTGCTGGACCTGGCTCGCCACCGGTGGAGAACCCGACATGCCCACCCCCACCGACGAAGAGGCCATCGAGGCCATCGCCACGGTCTGGTACCGCTCCGTCTACTACGACCCCGTTCCCCGGGCCTGAGACCGGGAAGGCCCCGCCCGTCCGGGCGGGGCCTCCTGGCGGCGTCGGCGGAGCCTAGGCGGGGTCGCCGAGGGTGTCCTTGACGAGCTGGGGGCGGGAGGTCTTGCCCGTGGCCGTGCGGGGAAGGTCGGGGAGGACGCGGAGGAGCTTCGGGGTCTTGTAGCCGGGCAGGTGGAGCCGGCAGTGGTCCTGGATCTCCTCGGGGGTGGTCGTGCCGCCGGCGCGCAGGACCACGGCGGCGCAGACCTTCTGGCCCCAGTGCGGGTCGGGGACCCCGTAGACGGCGGCATCGGAGACGTCGGGGATGGCGGCGATGACGTTCTCCACCTCGCCCGGGTGGACGTTCTCGCCGCCCGTGACGATCATGTCGTCGGAGCGGCCCTGGACGAAGAGGTAGCCGCCGTCGTCGACGTAGCCGATGTCCCGGCTGTTGAACCAGCCGTCGACGAGGACGCCGCGGGACGGGTCGGCGCCCAGGTAGCCGAGGGTCATCGAAGGGGCCCGGAACCACAGTTCGCCCTCGGTGCCCCGCGCGACCTCCTCGCCCGTCAGCAGGTCCCGGACGCTGAGGTCGATGCCGTCGCCGGGCCGTCCGGCGGAGCCGAGCCTGGCCGGGTCGGCCCCGGGAAGGTGGTCCTCCTCGGTGAGGAAGCAGAGGCCGCCGCCCGCCTCCGTCATCCCGTAGACCTGGCAGAGGCCGCAGTCGAGCACCTCCATCGCCTCGGCGAGCAGGGTCGGGGTGATGGGCGAGGCGCCGTAGCCGATGTGCCGCAGCGCGGGCAGCGGGACGGGCTCCGCCTTCAGCTGGTCGACGATCATGCGGATCAGGGTCGGCACGAGGATCGTGTGGGTGGCCTCCCGCTCCGCGAGGGTGCGGACGAGCCCGGCGGGGCTCGGGTCGGACGGGTAGAGCAGGGTCGCGCCGATGCCGAGGCAGTACTGGGACCAGCACGCGCCCGCGGCGTGGAACGTCGGCGGGACGATGAGCACACGGGCGTCCTGCGAGAAGACGTGGACGTCGGCGTAGGGGATCATCGCGTCCACCGCGTCACGGGTCAGCGGGACGCCCTTGGGCTCGCCGGTCGAACCCGAGGTGAAGTAGATGACGGCCTCATCGCCGCCTTCCGCCTCCAGAGGGGCGATCGGGGCGACGTCCGGCCAGACCTCGGCCGCCTGGTCGAGCAGCGAGAACGCGGCGCCGACGAGCGGGGCCTGGTCGGCGAACTCACCGCCCGCGACCACGTGCTTCAGGCCGAGCGAGGCGGCGACCTCGCGCAGGGCCGCGGCGGGCAGCCGCCAGTTCAGCGGGACGAGGGCCGCCCTGCGCCGCCAGGCGGCGAGCAGGACGACGGGGTGGCCGGGCCCGTTCTGGCCGAGCCAGCCCACCCGGTCGCCCGGGCCGACACCCTGGGCGGCGAGGTGGGCGGCGGCCCGGTCGGCGGCTTCGTCGAGCTCCCGCCAGGTCAGGGTGCGGGCGCCGACCGCCGCGAGGGCGTCCGGTCGGGTCGCCGCGTGGCGGCGGACCGCCGCGTCGATGTCCACGGCGGGGCGCGGGACGCTTCTGGGCAAGGGGGCTCCTCCGTACGAGAAGGGGGTGGGTACTTCTCCGGATATTCCTGATACTAGGTTCAGTTTCAGTAGGGCCGCAAGACTTCCCTGTGAAGTCCACCACAATTGCCCAGAAACCGACAAAACGGAGAATTCCACCCGCCCAGATCGCCGACGCACCGGTGGGTCACGGTGCCAGGACGCCGTATCGGCCACGGTGGTAGAGCAGGGGCATCCGTTCGGCGTCGCCCGTCAGCGCCACCACCCGGCCGACGACGATCTCGTGGTCGCCGCCGGGGTGGATCTCCGCGATCTCGCACTCGATGTGCGCCGCGGCGCCGTCGAGCAGCGGGGCGCCGGAGACGCCGCGCCGCCACGGGACCTGCTCGAACTTGTCGTCCCGGCGCTGCCCGAAGAGCCCGCTCACGTCACGCTGCTCCGCCGCGAGGACGTTGACGCAGAACGCCCCCGTCGGACGGATCCGCCGCCACGTCACCGAGGACAGCGCCGGGCAGAACGCGATGAGCGGCGGGTCCATCGACAGCGAGGTGAACGACTGGCACGTCAGCCCGACGGGTTCGTCCGCGACCATGCCCGCGACCACCACGATGCCGCTCGCGAAGCCGCCCATGACCTCGCGGAACAGCCGCGGATCCATCTCCCGACCGTGCGCGGCGTCCGCCTGCCGGACATCCGTGGAGTTCGTCATCGGTATCCCTTCGCCCATGCCTTGACCAGCCTTAAAACTGAAACTAACATCAGTTCCAGTTATGACACAAGCTCTCCCTGATTGGGGTAAAGACATGGAACTGGGCATCCTCAGCCTGGGAGACCACCTCCCCGACCCGCGCACCGGCGAGCGGGTCTCGCAGGCCGCGCGGCACCAGGCCATCGTCGAGGCCGGGGTGCGCGCGGAGGAACTCGGCTTCACGATGTACGCGATCGGCGAGCACCACTTCAACGACTACATCGTCAGCTCGCCGAGCGTGATGCTCGCCGCCGTCGCCGCGCGCACCGGCCGGATCCGGCTCGCCCCCGCGGTGACCCTGCTGCCCATGGCCGACCCCGTCCGCGTCGCCGAGGACTTCGCCACCCTCGACCTCATCTCCGGCGGCCGCATGGAGATGGTCGTCGGCCGCGGCATCTCCACCAAGGACTACCGGGCCTTCGGCTACGACCCGGCCGAGGACCGCGACAACCTCGACGAGAAGCTCGCGCTCCTCAAGGCCCTGTGGAGCGCGGACGCGCAGCCCGTCACCTGGTCCGGGAGGTTCCGCTCGCCGCTCAAGAACGTGACGGTCCAGCCCCGGCCGCTCCAGGCCGAGCCACGGATCTGGATGGGCAGCGGCCTCAGCGAGGGCTCGATCCGGCGCGCCGCCGAGCAGGGCCACCCGCTGTTCCTGCCGAGCATCCTGCTCGCGCCCGAGGCGTACGCCGAGCCCGTCCGGCTCTACCGGGAGGTCATGGAGGAGCACGGGTTCGGCGAGCGCGCGTTCGTCGGGTGCTGCTCGTACGTGCACGTCCAGGAGCGAAGCCAGGACGCGAAGGACACCTGGGAGCCTTACCTCGTCCAATACGTCGAGTGGGTGAACGCGCTGACCGGGCGGCAGATGAAGGCCGACTACGCCTCGCTCATCGACGGGCCCGCCATCTGCGGCAGCCCCGCCGAGGTCTCCGACCGGCTCCAGGCCGTCGAGGAACTCCTCCGCCCGGACGTCCACCTCTCCGTCTTCGACCCGGGCGGCCTCCCCGCCGAGGACGTCCTCGCGACGATGGAGCTGTTCGCCTCCGACGTCATGCCCAAGCTGCACGGCTGACCCCGGCCCGGTGGCGGGCTCCCCGGCGAAGCCGGGTCCTTCGAGAGCCCGTCACCGGGGGCGTCAGCGCGGCGCGCGCATGATGATCGCCGCCGAGGCCGCGGCGAGTACCCCGATGAAGACGGCGAGCGCGATGGCCGCGTCGAGCAGGGTCGTCGCGGTGACGAGGACGCCCGCGGCGACGACGGGGATCGTCAGCCCGATGTAGGCGGCGATGAAGAACGCCGAGATGACCTCGCCCCTGCGCTCCTCCGGGGCGATCGCGGTGACCGAGGAGAGCCCCGCGCGGAAGGCGAGGCCGACCCCAACACCGCCCACGAGCACCCCCGCGACCAGCACCGGCAGCGACGCCGCCGCGACCGCCGAGACGACCACGACGACCCCCGACGTCATCAGCACGAGGCCGAGCAGGCTCGCCGTGCGGGGGACGAAGCGGCCCGCGGCGACCTGCGCGGCGGCGGCCGCCGCGAACAGCAGGAACGCGACGACCCCGGCCGTCTGGTGGCTCCTGTTCCCCAGCCCCTCCGCCAGGACCTGGCCCGCCAGCGCCGTCGTGAACCCGAGCAGCGCGAACGAGGCGAGCCCCGCGATCGCCGCGGCGAGGAACGGCACCCGGATCTCCGCCGGCACCCCGATCCGCTGGAACCCCACCCCCGCCCGGAACCCGTCCCTGACCCGCACCGTCTCCGGCACCCGCCACACGAACACCAGCACGACGGGCAGCAGCAGCAGCGCCCCCGCGAGATACGGCACGTCCAGCGGATGCGGCACATGGTCGGCGAGCACCCCGGCGATCAGCGGCCCGAGCCCGAGCCCGCCCATGTTCGCCACGGTCGCCATGACCCCGGCCTTGCTCCGCACCCCCAGCGGCGACTCCAGCTCCGCGATGTACGCGGTGGCCGCCCCCGTGATCAACCCGGCCGAGACCCCCGAGACCAGCCGCCCCACGAACAGCCCGGTCAGCCCCTTCGTCGCCACGAACACCACCGCGGACGCCACCGAGAACGCGACCGCCGCCAGCAGCACCGGCCGCCGCCCCACATGGTCGGACAGCCGCCCGAGAAACTGCAGCGTCCCGAGCACCCCCACGGCGTACACCGCGTAGATCACCGTCACCATCAACGGATTCAGCGCCAGCCGCGCCGAATAGATCGCGTACAACGGCGTAGGCAACGTCGTGGCCACCATCACCACGGTGAACACATAGGCCACCAGCAGGCTGTCCCGCCGAGCCGTCCCCGACCCCGTCATGGTCCTCATCATGCCCACCCTTCGCGGGCCCGATCTCCGATCACGGGAGTCGCCAACGCGGCGGGGCGCCCGCCAATTCCGTCAGGCCCCCGGCGCGCGCCCGCCGGCACGGGATCGCGTCAGCGCTTGGGCCACTGCCAGGGGGGTTCGTCCAGTGGGCCCTCCCGGCCTGCCACCTCGGTCTCGCCGTTCTCGTTCTTGAGGAGTTCCACGAGGGTGGCGTGGTGCGGGCGGGCGGTGAGGGCCTCGGCGAGGGCCGGGGAGTGGGTGACGACGAGGAGCTGGGTGCGGCGGGCGGCGGTGGCGAGGAGGGACGCGAGGGGGGCCAGGAGGGACGGGTGGAGGGAGGATTCAGGTTCGTTGAGCACCAGGAGGTCCGGGGGGCGGGGAGTGAGGAGGGCGGCGGACCACAGGAGGTAGCGGAGGGTGCCGTCGGAGAGTTCCGCGGCGCCCAGCGGACGGCGCAGGCCGGGCTGGCGGAGCCGGAGGAGGAAGCGGCCGTCCTCGTCCACGCCGATCTCGACGGCGCTGCCGGGGAAGGCCGCGTCGACGGCTTCGCCGAGCGCCTCGTGGTCGCCTATCTCGCGGACGGTCTGGAGGGCCGCGGCCAGGTCGGCGCCGTCCGACGCCAGGACCGGCGTGCGGGTGCCGACGCGGGCGGCGCGAGCGGGCGCGTCCGCGTCGGTGCGCACCTGGTCGTAGAACCGCCACGACCGCAGCAGCTCCCGCACCCGGGTCAGCTCGGGCGACCGCCCCGCCAGCTCGCCGAGCATGCTGTCGTAGGGCCGCAGCCCCTTCGGCGCGGTCTCCCACCCGCCGCGCTCCCCCCGCACCTTGACCCGCGGCCCCGCCCGGTCCGACAGCAGCGCCGCGGGCCGCAGCAGCGGCCCGTGCCACACGCACTCCCGCTTGATCTCCGGATCCAGGTTGAACAGCGAAGGCACCCCCGGCGCCCCCGCCGTCGCGATCGGATACCCGAAATCCACCGCGTAACCGCACTCGTCCCCCGCGAACCCCAACTTGAGGCTCACCCCGGCCTCCCGCCCGCCTCTCTCCCCCGCCCACAACGCCGAAGGCAACCCCCCTTCCCGTGCGAGCGCCCCCACCGCTCCGCCGCTCCCCGCCTCTCCCAGCAACCTGAGCGCCTTGTACAGACTCGACTTCCCGCTCCCGTTGGCCCCCGTCACCACCGTCAGCGCCCCGAGTGGCAGCACGAGCCTCCTGAGCGACCGATAGTTCTCCACCGCGACCGTCGTCAGCATCCCCCCAGTCTGCCCCTCCCCACCGACAACCTCGGCGACCCGACGGCGCGCGTGCGCGCCCGCCGACGCGGCGGCCACGACCCGGAATCGGCTCCGCCATAGCTTTCACTTTCAGTCCATTGCAACGCAATGCCCGTGGTTGTTGCGTTAGCTCGCAGGACTATTGCAACAATATTCGCGCATTCACCTGCGATGATGCGTTTATCGTGCAACAAGCTTGTTGCCAGTTCTTCGAACGCAACGTAGCTTTTGCGATGTCGGAAACAACGACCGACACGAGAGCACAGGAGAGCACGATGCAGAAGTTCGCCACCCCCGCCCCGATCACCGCCGTCCTGAACGTCCCCGCCGGGCGAGTCCGCCTCATCGCCGCCGACCGCACCGACACCGTGGTCGAGGTCCTGCCCGCCGACGCCACCAAGACCCGTGACGTCAAGGCCGCCGAGCAGACCACCGTCGCCTACACCGACGGCGTCCTGCGGATCGAGGGCCCGGCCGCCAAGAACCAGCTCCTGGGCGCCCCCGGATCCATCGAGGTGACCGTCCAGCTGCCCGCCGGCTCCAGCGCCGAAGGCAAGGCCGCCGCCACCGAACTCCGCGCCGTCGGCCGGCTCGGCGACATCGCCTTCGACGGCGCCTACCACCACATCAAGATCGACGAAGCCACCCGCATCACCCTCACCGCCACCGACGGCCACATCGAGATCGGCCGCCTCACCGGCCCCGCCGACCTCACCACCCAGCGCGGGAACATCACCATCACCGAAGCCACCACCGGCAAGGTCGCCCTCACCACCCAGGCCGGCGACATCACCATCACCACCGCCCCAGGCGTCTCGGCCTCCCTCGACGCCGGCACCTCCCACGGCCGCATCACCAACACCCTCAAGAACGACGGCACCCCCACCCTCGACATCCACGCCACCACCACCCAGGGCGACATCACCGCCCGCAGCCTCTGACCGCCGCCCCGTCGAAGAGAGCAGGACACCCCCCATGACGAACCCGGCCATCACCGCACGCGGACTCCGCAAGTCCTACGGCGACAAGACCGTCCTGGACGGCATCGACCTCGACGTCCCCGAAGGCACGATCCTCGCCCTGCTCGGCCCCAACGGCGCGGGCAAGACCACCACCGTCCAGATCCTGTCCACCCTCATCACCGCCGACGACGGCGAGGCGCGGGTGGCCGGATTCGACCTGGCCCGCCAGGCCGACGACGTGCGCGGCGCGATCGGCGTCACCGGCCAGTACTCGGCGGTCGACAAGCTCCTCACCGGCCAGGAGAACCTCCTCCTCATGGCCGACCTCCACCACCTGACCAAGCGCGACGGCCGGCGGAAGGCCGCCGACCTCCTGGAGCGCTTCGACCTCGTCGACGCCGCGCACAAGCCCGCCTCCACCTACTCCGGCGGCATGCAGCGCCGCCTCGACCTCGCCATGACCCTCGTCGGCGACCCCCGCCTCATCTTCCTCGACGAACCGACCACCGGCCTGGACCCCCGCAGCCGCCGCTCCCTCTGGCAGATCGTCCGCGACCTCGTCACCGACGGCACCACCATCTTCCTCACCACCCAGTACCTCGAAGAAGCCGACCAGCTCGCCGACCGCATCGCCCTCCTCGACCACGGGAAGCTCATCGCCCAGGGCACCGCCGACGAGCTCAAGCGCCTCATCCCCGGCGGCCACATCGAACTCAAGTTCGCCGACGCGGCGCTCCTCGACG harbors:
- a CDS encoding MFS transporter gives rise to the protein MTGSGTARRDSLLVAYVFTVVMVATTLPTPLYAIYSARLALNPLMVTVIYAVYAVGVLGTLQFLGRLSDHVGRRPVLLAAVAFSVASAVVFVATKGLTGLFVGRLVSGVSAGLITGAATAYIAELESPLGVRSKAGVMATVANMGGLGLGPLIAGVLADHVPHPLDVPYLAGALLLLPVVLVFVWRVPETVRVRDGFRAGVGFQRIGVPAEIRVPFLAAAIAGLASFALLGFTTALAGQVLAEGLGNRSHQTAGVVAFLLFAAAAAAQVAAGRFVPRTASLLGLVLMTSGVVVVVSAVAAASLPVLVAGVLVGGVGVGLAFRAGLSSVTAIAPEERRGEVISAFFIAAYIGLTIPVVAAGVLVTATTLLDAAIALAVFIGVLAAASAAIIMRAPR
- a CDS encoding DUF4097 family beta strand repeat-containing protein, with protein sequence MQKFATPAPITAVLNVPAGRVRLIAADRTDTVVEVLPADATKTRDVKAAEQTTVAYTDGVLRIEGPAAKNQLLGAPGSIEVTVQLPAGSSAEGKAAATELRAVGRLGDIAFDGAYHHIKIDEATRITLTATDGHIEIGRLTGPADLTTQRGNITITEATTGKVALTTQAGDITITTAPGVSASLDAGTSHGRITNTLKNDGTPTLDIHATTTQGDITARSL
- a CDS encoding class I adenylate-forming enzyme family protein; this encodes MPRSVPRPAVDIDAAVRRHAATRPDALAAVGARTLTWRELDEAADRAAAHLAAQGVGPGDRVGWLGQNGPGHPVVLLAAWRRRAALVPLNWRLPAAALREVAASLGLKHVVAGGEFADQAPLVGAAFSLLDQAAEVWPDVAPIAPLEAEGGDEAVIYFTSGSTGEPKGVPLTRDAVDAMIPYADVHVFSQDARVLIVPPTFHAAGACWSQYCLGIGATLLYPSDPSPAGLVRTLAEREATHTILVPTLIRMIVDQLKAEPVPLPALRHIGYGASPITPTLLAEAMEVLDCGLCQVYGMTEAGGGLCFLTEEDHLPGADPARLGSAGRPGDGIDLSVRDLLTGEEVARGTEGELWFRAPSMTLGYLGADPSRGVLVDGWFNSRDIGYVDDGGYLFVQGRSDDMIVTGGENVHPGEVENVIAAIPDVSDAAVYGVPDPHWGQKVCAAVVLRAGGTTTPEEIQDHCRLHLPGYKTPKLLRVLPDLPRTATGKTSRPQLVKDTLGDPA
- a CDS encoding TetR/AcrR family transcriptional regulator; this translates as MPPTPKGRRTEAAFLDAARRVFAEKGYFNAKISDIAQAAGKSSGSFYNYYENKEELLQALLDQFSSEVLVKSFQNQGDDPEEGIRAAARVYWHTYREYLAEMIGMFQMSMTDESFNARWREVRSAGVRAVLAGIHAAEQAGYRHGPRPDLLASAIAAMIDSFCWTWLATGGEPDMPTPTDEEAIEAIATVWYRSVYYDPVPRA
- a CDS encoding AAA family ATPase, which produces MLTTVAVENYRSLRRLVLPLGALTVVTGANGSGKSSLYKALRLLGEAGSGGAVGALAREGGLPSALWAGERGGREAGVSLKLGFAGDECGYAVDFGYPIATAGAPGVPSLFNLDPEIKRECVWHGPLLRPAALLSDRAGPRVKVRGERGGWETAPKGLRPYDSMLGELAGRSPELTRVRELLRSWRFYDQVRTDADAPARAARVGTRTPVLASDGADLAAALQTVREIGDHEALGEAVDAAFPGSAVEIGVDEDGRFLLRLRQPGLRRPLGAAELSDGTLRYLLWSAALLTPRPPDLLVLNEPESSLHPSLLAPLASLLATAARRTQLLVVTHSPALAEALTARPHHATLVELLKNENGETEVAGREGPLDEPPWQWPKR
- a CDS encoding acyl-CoA dehydrogenase family protein — its product is MTETSTAGLAAFRAEAEEFLRSIAGGFAADEAARARRESDRIASVEELGEGHELQVERVRNLQARLFDAGLAWPSGPVDCGGRGLGRDHDQVVDDLLAELGFPSREVLFVGLHIVAPALDRHAAPELRARMLPALYRGDAIGCQLFSEPGAGSDLAGVATRAVRDGDGWVLTGQKVWTSMGHLADVGEALVRTDPDAPKHAGMTMFLVDMRAPGVTVRPIRQMTGGAAFNEVFLDGVRVPDAHRIGAVGEGWKVAGTSLGSERKTMVGDDGPVSPYALGRLAALVERLGAADDPVHRAEIAGTVASVVAMKAAAELPEGAWGSLGPASGSVLKMLMTRAVDRMAGLAGEVLGELAFTDSGEPDTHAWAEFVLGAPALHLAGGTDEIQLNIIAQRGLGLPRPPKPARQTTEARS
- a CDS encoding LLM class flavin-dependent oxidoreductase, translating into MELGILSLGDHLPDPRTGERVSQAARHQAIVEAGVRAEELGFTMYAIGEHHFNDYIVSSPSVMLAAVAARTGRIRLAPAVTLLPMADPVRVAEDFATLDLISGGRMEMVVGRGISTKDYRAFGYDPAEDRDNLDEKLALLKALWSADAQPVTWSGRFRSPLKNVTVQPRPLQAEPRIWMGSGLSEGSIRRAAEQGHPLFLPSILLAPEAYAEPVRLYREVMEEHGFGERAFVGCCSYVHVQERSQDAKDTWEPYLVQYVEWVNALTGRQMKADYASLIDGPAICGSPAEVSDRLQAVEELLRPDVHLSVFDPGGLPAEDVLATMELFASDVMPKLHG
- a CDS encoding 4-hydroxyphenylacetate 3-hydroxylase N-terminal domain-containing protein — encoded protein: MAMMSREAYLASLEDGRRVFAEGEEVKDLRSHPQFVQAIELVAEGYAKHYKPGEDACGPYFAVPHGKDQLKEILQELLDWDMVTVTTSQGLLALLTAAARIRPASAVYADRIEGYFELCKAQDLRCVQAITDAKGDRRLSPSGQDDPDAYVRIVERRPDGIVVRGAKLHISSASVSHELVVMPTKKMKPGEEDYAVACAIPVNAPGVKIVNTSFAPRERHQDFPVSSRHNMPEGFVILDDVFVPNERVFLAGEVEHSATFAHSLGLWERLGATAHLAEYGDTLVGLAQLIAEANGTERVSHIREKIAEMVIYATLVRAGLEAAIANAEASPEGWYFPSELFTNAAKHHGAAEFSTMVRNLHDIGGGSIVTAPSIADLEHAEVGPFIRKYMATKEGISGEYRTRLFHAIRDFTADAYGGWQLVTMLQSGGGLYAQRLVARKHYPMDEAKRLALKLAGLAEV
- a CDS encoding flavin reductase family protein encodes the protein MTNSTDVRQADAAHGREMDPRLFREVMGGFASGIVVVAGMVADEPVGLTCQSFTSLSMDPPLIAFCPALSSVTWRRIRPTGAFCVNVLAAEQRDVSGLFGQRRDDKFEQVPWRRGVSGAPLLDGAAAHIECEIAEIHPGGDHEIVVGRVVALTGDAERMPLLYHRGRYGVLAP
- a CDS encoding ATP-binding cassette domain-containing protein, coding for MTNPAITARGLRKSYGDKTVLDGIDLDVPEGTILALLGPNGAGKTTTVQILSTLITADDGEARVAGFDLARQADDVRGAIGVTGQYSAVDKLLTGQENLLLMADLHHLTKRDGRRKAADLLERFDLVDAAHKPASTYSGGMQRRLDLAMTLVGDPRLIFLDEPTTGLDPRSRRSLWQIVRDLVTDGTTIFLTTQYLEEADQLADRIALLDHGKLIAQGTADELKRLIPGGHIELKFADAALLDAAGSALAAGTPDPETLTLQVPSDGSVRAVRELLALLDERAIDVAEMNVHTPDLDDVFLTLTGRPEAPAQH